In Quercus robur chromosome 11, dhQueRobu3.1, whole genome shotgun sequence, the following proteins share a genomic window:
- the LOC126704577 gene encoding uncharacterized protein LOC126704577 isoform X1, protein MDRSELTLVPEWLKSSASVTAGSSSNHQFSSSSLNSDDHPIPKHVRDGLSVSNSDYDIGRQFASDQATSSYFHQSSTNGSAHSRSYSSFGRSQHDWDWEDTNDYRGKNRLVLGDHRRRDSSDTLGTILPNRVEKDMLLHSQSMITGKCSDTWPRKVAGDSNNAKRKHSDANGLLGGGGSVSSSTKTAFEQDFPSLIAEERQGGSEIGRVSSSSLDTTIQNLPIGISSTIGCDSWKSALVEVPQISGCNSTDAALALQTLAAGSASVSPSTRTCLNMAETLANGPDHARTRPQLSVKTQRLDELAMKQSRQLIPMTFSMTKPLVPSPSEKSKPKIGQQQHSFSSSHFGNNSPHGGPAKSDVTKLSVGNLHVLSPLNGFSSAAKDSLSPTNGSRLANSPLGVAPSGAGSASLRKFSNNLSAATADRRPTAFQTTMEKKPSTQVQSRNDFFKSLSRKNSPTKFPSAVSDPCQAALSSVSENADKLVKEAAAAAAAAASITLQDTEDAISSDDPVTDSLNDSRDEMTRNGSACDVFQKCLSNREQHSSPDVTLYPDEEEAAFLRSLGWEENAGEDEGLTEEEISAFYIEYMKLRPLSKLLHGMQPKSSLALTSQDGSCVGASSELSSSAA, encoded by the exons ATGGATAGAAGTGAGCTTACTTTAGTGCCGGAATGGTTGAAAAGCAGTGCAAGTGTCACTGCTGGGAGCAGTTCAAACCATCAATTTTCATCGTCTTCATTGAACTCAG ATGATCATCCCATACCCAAGCATGTGAGAGATGGGTTGTCTGTGAGCAATAGTGATTATGATATAGGTCGCCAATTTGCTTCTGATCAAGCAACTTCCTCCTATTTCCACCAGAGTTCTACTAACGGTTCTGCCCACTCACGATCTTACAGTAGTTTTGGCAGAAGCCAGCATGATTGGGATTGGGAGGACACTAATGACTACCGTGGTAAGAACAGGTTGGTTTTGGGTGACCACAGGCGGCGTGACAGTTCTGATACTCTTGGTACCATCTTGCCCAATAGGGTCGAGAAAGATATGTTGCTGCATTCACAGTCTATGATTACAGGGAAATGCAGTGACACATGGCCTAGGAAAGTAGCTGGTGACTCAAATAATGCTAAAAGAAAACACAGTGATGCTAATGGCCTGCTTGGTGGTGGGGGTAGTGTTAGCAGTTCTACTAAAACTGCATTTGAACAGGACTTTCCCTCACTCATAGCTGAAGAGAGACAAGGTGGTTCTGAAATAGGAAGAGTCTCATCTTCTAGCTTGGACACTACAATTCAGAATTTGCCAATTGGCATTTCATCTACAATTGGTTGTGATAGCTGGAAGTCTGCTCTAGTAGAGGTTCCTCAGATATCTGGATGCAATAGCACAGATGCAGCATTGGCACTGCAAACTCTTGCTGCAGGCTCAGCTTCTGTGTCTCCAAGCACAAGGACTTGCCTTAATATGGCTGAAACATTGGCTAATGGTCCTGATCATGCTCGCACACGTCCCCAA TTATCTGTTAAAACTCAGAGGCTTGATGAGCTGGCTATGAAGCAATCTAGGCAATTAATTCCCATGACGTTTTCCATGACAAAGCCCCTG GTGCCCAGTCCTTctgagaaatcaaaacccaagaTTGGGCAACAGCAGCATTCATTCTCATCTTCACACTTTGGTAATAATAGTCCACATGGAGGGCCTGCAAAATCTGATGTTACAAAGTTATCTGTGGGTAATCTCCATGTCCTTAGTCCGTTGAATGGTTTCTCTTCAGCAGCTAAGGATAGCTTGAGTCCTACTAATGGAAGTAGACTAGCTAATAGTCCACTTGGCGTTGCTCCATCAGGTGCTGGGTCTGCATCCTTGAGGAAGTTTAGCAACAATTTAAGTGCTGCCACTGCTGACCGCAGGCCAACTGCTTTTCAGACGACTATGGAGAAGAAACCATCAACTCAAGTCCAGAGCCGGAATGATTTCTTCAAAAGTCTTTCAAGGAAGAACTCTCCTACAAAATTCCCTTCTGCTGTTTCTGATCCTTGCCAAGCTGCCTTGTCATCCGTTTCAGAGAATGCTGATAAATTGGTCAAAGAAGCTGCCGCTGCCGCTGCTGCTGCCGCGTCTATAACTCTTCAGGATACAGAAGATGCCATTTCATCAGATGACCCTGTTACAGACTCGTTGAATGACAGTAGGGATGAGATGACCCGCAATGGCAGTGCCTGTGATGTGTTTCAGAAATGTTTAAGCAATAGAGAGCAACATTCAAGCCCTGATGTGACTCTTTATCCAGATGAGGAAGAAGCTGCGTTCTTACGATCACTTGGGTGGGAGGAAAATGCCGGAGAGGATGAAGGCCTTACAGAGGAGGAGATAAGTGCTTTCTACATTGAG TACATGAAATTGCGGCCATTATCAAAACTTTTGCATGGAATGCAGCCAAAGAGTTCACTGGCACTCACCTCACAGGATGGCAGCTGTGTTGGTGCTTCATCTGAATTGAGCTCGTCTGCTGCTTAG
- the LOC126704577 gene encoding uncharacterized protein LOC126704577 isoform X3 — MDRSELTLVPEWLKSSASVTAGSSSNHQFSSSSLNSDDHPIPKHVRDGLSVSNSDYDIGRQFASDQATSSYFHQSSTNGSAHSRSYSSFGRSQHDWDWEDTNDYRGKNRLVLGDHRRRDSSDTLGTILPNRVEKDMLLHSQSMITGKCSDTWPRKVAGDSNNAKRKHSDANGLLGGGGSVSSSTKTAFEQDFPSLIAEERQGGSEIGRVSSSSLDTTIQNLPIGISSTIGCDSWKSALVEVPQISGCNSTDAALALQTLAAGSASVSPSTRTCLNMAETLANGPDHARTRPQLSVKTQRLDELAMKQSRQLIPMTFSMTKPLVPSPSEKSKPKIGQQQHSFSSSHFGNNSPHGGPAKSDVTKLSVGAGSASLRKFSNNLSAATADRRPTAFQTTMEKKPSTQVQSRNDFFKSLSRKNSPTKFPSAVSDPCQAALSSVSENADKLVKEAAAAAAAAASITLQDTEDAISSDDPVTDSLNDSRDEMTRNGSACDVFQKCLSNREQHSSPDVTLYPDEEEAAFLRSLGWEENAGEDEGLTEEEISAFYIEYMKLRPLSKLLHGMQPKSSLALTSQDGSCVGASSELSSSAA, encoded by the exons ATGGATAGAAGTGAGCTTACTTTAGTGCCGGAATGGTTGAAAAGCAGTGCAAGTGTCACTGCTGGGAGCAGTTCAAACCATCAATTTTCATCGTCTTCATTGAACTCAG ATGATCATCCCATACCCAAGCATGTGAGAGATGGGTTGTCTGTGAGCAATAGTGATTATGATATAGGTCGCCAATTTGCTTCTGATCAAGCAACTTCCTCCTATTTCCACCAGAGTTCTACTAACGGTTCTGCCCACTCACGATCTTACAGTAGTTTTGGCAGAAGCCAGCATGATTGGGATTGGGAGGACACTAATGACTACCGTGGTAAGAACAGGTTGGTTTTGGGTGACCACAGGCGGCGTGACAGTTCTGATACTCTTGGTACCATCTTGCCCAATAGGGTCGAGAAAGATATGTTGCTGCATTCACAGTCTATGATTACAGGGAAATGCAGTGACACATGGCCTAGGAAAGTAGCTGGTGACTCAAATAATGCTAAAAGAAAACACAGTGATGCTAATGGCCTGCTTGGTGGTGGGGGTAGTGTTAGCAGTTCTACTAAAACTGCATTTGAACAGGACTTTCCCTCACTCATAGCTGAAGAGAGACAAGGTGGTTCTGAAATAGGAAGAGTCTCATCTTCTAGCTTGGACACTACAATTCAGAATTTGCCAATTGGCATTTCATCTACAATTGGTTGTGATAGCTGGAAGTCTGCTCTAGTAGAGGTTCCTCAGATATCTGGATGCAATAGCACAGATGCAGCATTGGCACTGCAAACTCTTGCTGCAGGCTCAGCTTCTGTGTCTCCAAGCACAAGGACTTGCCTTAATATGGCTGAAACATTGGCTAATGGTCCTGATCATGCTCGCACACGTCCCCAA TTATCTGTTAAAACTCAGAGGCTTGATGAGCTGGCTATGAAGCAATCTAGGCAATTAATTCCCATGACGTTTTCCATGACAAAGCCCCTG GTGCCCAGTCCTTctgagaaatcaaaacccaagaTTGGGCAACAGCAGCATTCATTCTCATCTTCACACTTTGGTAATAATAGTCCACATGGAGGGCCTGCAAAATCTGATGTTACAAAGTTATCTGTGG GTGCTGGGTCTGCATCCTTGAGGAAGTTTAGCAACAATTTAAGTGCTGCCACTGCTGACCGCAGGCCAACTGCTTTTCAGACGACTATGGAGAAGAAACCATCAACTCAAGTCCAGAGCCGGAATGATTTCTTCAAAAGTCTTTCAAGGAAGAACTCTCCTACAAAATTCCCTTCTGCTGTTTCTGATCCTTGCCAAGCTGCCTTGTCATCCGTTTCAGAGAATGCTGATAAATTGGTCAAAGAAGCTGCCGCTGCCGCTGCTGCTGCCGCGTCTATAACTCTTCAGGATACAGAAGATGCCATTTCATCAGATGACCCTGTTACAGACTCGTTGAATGACAGTAGGGATGAGATGACCCGCAATGGCAGTGCCTGTGATGTGTTTCAGAAATGTTTAAGCAATAGAGAGCAACATTCAAGCCCTGATGTGACTCTTTATCCAGATGAGGAAGAAGCTGCGTTCTTACGATCACTTGGGTGGGAGGAAAATGCCGGAGAGGATGAAGGCCTTACAGAGGAGGAGATAAGTGCTTTCTACATTGAG TACATGAAATTGCGGCCATTATCAAAACTTTTGCATGGAATGCAGCCAAAGAGTTCACTGGCACTCACCTCACAGGATGGCAGCTGTGTTGGTGCTTCATCTGAATTGAGCTCGTCTGCTGCTTAG
- the LOC126704577 gene encoding uncharacterized protein LOC126704577 isoform X2: MNDHPIPKHVRDGLSVSNSDYDIGRQFASDQATSSYFHQSSTNGSAHSRSYSSFGRSQHDWDWEDTNDYRGKNRLVLGDHRRRDSSDTLGTILPNRVEKDMLLHSQSMITGKCSDTWPRKVAGDSNNAKRKHSDANGLLGGGGSVSSSTKTAFEQDFPSLIAEERQGGSEIGRVSSSSLDTTIQNLPIGISSTIGCDSWKSALVEVPQISGCNSTDAALALQTLAAGSASVSPSTRTCLNMAETLANGPDHARTRPQLSVKTQRLDELAMKQSRQLIPMTFSMTKPLVPSPSEKSKPKIGQQQHSFSSSHFGNNSPHGGPAKSDVTKLSVGNLHVLSPLNGFSSAAKDSLSPTNGSRLANSPLGVAPSGAGSASLRKFSNNLSAATADRRPTAFQTTMEKKPSTQVQSRNDFFKSLSRKNSPTKFPSAVSDPCQAALSSVSENADKLVKEAAAAAAAAASITLQDTEDAISSDDPVTDSLNDSRDEMTRNGSACDVFQKCLSNREQHSSPDVTLYPDEEEAAFLRSLGWEENAGEDEGLTEEEISAFYIEYMKLRPLSKLLHGMQPKSSLALTSQDGSCVGASSELSSSAA; encoded by the exons ATGA ATGATCATCCCATACCCAAGCATGTGAGAGATGGGTTGTCTGTGAGCAATAGTGATTATGATATAGGTCGCCAATTTGCTTCTGATCAAGCAACTTCCTCCTATTTCCACCAGAGTTCTACTAACGGTTCTGCCCACTCACGATCTTACAGTAGTTTTGGCAGAAGCCAGCATGATTGGGATTGGGAGGACACTAATGACTACCGTGGTAAGAACAGGTTGGTTTTGGGTGACCACAGGCGGCGTGACAGTTCTGATACTCTTGGTACCATCTTGCCCAATAGGGTCGAGAAAGATATGTTGCTGCATTCACAGTCTATGATTACAGGGAAATGCAGTGACACATGGCCTAGGAAAGTAGCTGGTGACTCAAATAATGCTAAAAGAAAACACAGTGATGCTAATGGCCTGCTTGGTGGTGGGGGTAGTGTTAGCAGTTCTACTAAAACTGCATTTGAACAGGACTTTCCCTCACTCATAGCTGAAGAGAGACAAGGTGGTTCTGAAATAGGAAGAGTCTCATCTTCTAGCTTGGACACTACAATTCAGAATTTGCCAATTGGCATTTCATCTACAATTGGTTGTGATAGCTGGAAGTCTGCTCTAGTAGAGGTTCCTCAGATATCTGGATGCAATAGCACAGATGCAGCATTGGCACTGCAAACTCTTGCTGCAGGCTCAGCTTCTGTGTCTCCAAGCACAAGGACTTGCCTTAATATGGCTGAAACATTGGCTAATGGTCCTGATCATGCTCGCACACGTCCCCAA TTATCTGTTAAAACTCAGAGGCTTGATGAGCTGGCTATGAAGCAATCTAGGCAATTAATTCCCATGACGTTTTCCATGACAAAGCCCCTG GTGCCCAGTCCTTctgagaaatcaaaacccaagaTTGGGCAACAGCAGCATTCATTCTCATCTTCACACTTTGGTAATAATAGTCCACATGGAGGGCCTGCAAAATCTGATGTTACAAAGTTATCTGTGGGTAATCTCCATGTCCTTAGTCCGTTGAATGGTTTCTCTTCAGCAGCTAAGGATAGCTTGAGTCCTACTAATGGAAGTAGACTAGCTAATAGTCCACTTGGCGTTGCTCCATCAGGTGCTGGGTCTGCATCCTTGAGGAAGTTTAGCAACAATTTAAGTGCTGCCACTGCTGACCGCAGGCCAACTGCTTTTCAGACGACTATGGAGAAGAAACCATCAACTCAAGTCCAGAGCCGGAATGATTTCTTCAAAAGTCTTTCAAGGAAGAACTCTCCTACAAAATTCCCTTCTGCTGTTTCTGATCCTTGCCAAGCTGCCTTGTCATCCGTTTCAGAGAATGCTGATAAATTGGTCAAAGAAGCTGCCGCTGCCGCTGCTGCTGCCGCGTCTATAACTCTTCAGGATACAGAAGATGCCATTTCATCAGATGACCCTGTTACAGACTCGTTGAATGACAGTAGGGATGAGATGACCCGCAATGGCAGTGCCTGTGATGTGTTTCAGAAATGTTTAAGCAATAGAGAGCAACATTCAAGCCCTGATGTGACTCTTTATCCAGATGAGGAAGAAGCTGCGTTCTTACGATCACTTGGGTGGGAGGAAAATGCCGGAGAGGATGAAGGCCTTACAGAGGAGGAGATAAGTGCTTTCTACATTGAG TACATGAAATTGCGGCCATTATCAAAACTTTTGCATGGAATGCAGCCAAAGAGTTCACTGGCACTCACCTCACAGGATGGCAGCTGTGTTGGTGCTTCATCTGAATTGAGCTCGTCTGCTGCTTAG
- the LOC126705500 gene encoding uncharacterized protein LOC126705500 encodes MNEERVILFCGHMCDEPFVYSKDDDYGKTMMSWFTMLAPEIRAGPSSSGILSPSSGILSSASSSSPLRKRKRNTPTLSPFAVLTLPRTTFFTAVGTSIFIFHDGVNKILTFKNSGNGDWKLAPRMKHPRKYPHIIVVDGKLYVIGGLKYPIGGLKYPLLAFIEVFDPDIGTWESLPNPPFMNPLYQPREMVIALLKNRYILVTSYTDSLFYIYQIFSRIWSPAPPVPNLSKVDFHLAPHKIKSVSVDDMMYRISFDHVYYPSKHLVIQAFKLSLDQWFEGCLNVGSEIFGECNEVLEDEYPCCGLIHLADQKFCLLLQSSYTEDGNGNGDFDRRRSTNFKRHSASSSYLYSVVLEVSPILDKPMDLEGFMGLNIVVLSTEKYRLVRPLVIQDAMLVDITFHPSNMLALRCNESLLKEFGMARPSKAECDELLRQHAKRIMNLG; translated from the exons ATGAATGAAGAACGAGTGATCCTCTTCTGCGGGCATATGTGTGATGAACCTTTCGTCTACTCAAAAGATGATGATTATGGCAAGACTATGATGTCTTGGTTTACTATGTTGGCTCCAGAGATCCGTGCTGGACCATCATCTTCGGGTATTTTGTCTCCTTCTTCGGGTATTTTGTCTTCTGCTTCATCATCTTCTCCTTTGAGAAAGCGAAAGAGAAATACTCCTACTCTTTCTCCGTTTGCGGTCTTGACACTTCCGAGGACAACTTTCTTCACGGCAGTGGGCACTTCTATCTTCATTTTTCACGACGGAGTCAACAAAATACTTACGTTCAAGAACTCCGGCAACGGCGATTGGAAGCTCGCTCCACGGATGAAGCATCCTAGAAAATACCCTCACATCATTGTCGTGGATGGTAAGTTATATGTTATAGGTGGTTTAAAATATCCTATAGGTGGTTTAAAATATCCATTACTTGCCTTTATAGAGGTTTTTGACCCTGATATTGGAACTTGGGAATCCTTGCCTAATCCTCCATTTATGAATCCACTCTATCAACCTAGGGAGATGGTGATCGCCCTTCTTAAAAACAGATACATTCTTGTTACCTCCTACACGGATTCTCTTTTTTACATTTACCAAATCTTTAGCCGCATTTGGTCTCCTGCTCCGCCTGTGCCCAACCTATCTAAAGTGGATTTTCATTTGGCACCCCATAAGATTAAATCTGTTAGTGTTGATGACATGATGTATAGGATTTCCTTTGACCACGTTTATTATCCCAGCAAGCATTTGGTTATTCAGGCTTTTAAATTATCTCTAGATCAGTGGTTTGAGGGTTGCCTGAATGTTGGAAGTGAAATTTTTGGGGAATGTAATGAAGTTCTAGAGGATGAATATCCTTGCTGCGGCCTTATCCATTTAGCAGATCAGAAATTCTGCCTACTTCTTCAATCTTCCTACACAGAGGATGGCAACGGCAATGGCGATTTTGATAGGAGGAGAAGCACCAATTTCAAACGTCATTCTGCATCTTCTTCTTACTTGTACTCTGTGGTTCTTGAAGTTTCACCTATATTAGACAAGCCCATGGATCTCGAGGGTTTCATGGGGTTGAATATTGTTGTTCTGTCCACTGAAAAATATCGCTTGGTTCGTCCATTAGTAATTCAAGATGCAATGTTGGT GGATATTACATTTCATCCATCAAATATGCTGGCCTTGAGGT GCAATGAGTCATTGCTAAAAGAATTTGGGATGGCCCGACCCTCTAAGGCGGAGTGTGACGAACTCCTACGGCAGCATGCTAAACGAATTATGAATTTGGGATGA